A single region of the Lycium barbarum isolate Lr01 chromosome 2, ASM1917538v2, whole genome shotgun sequence genome encodes:
- the LOC132626912 gene encoding transcription termination factor MTERF4, chloroplastic-like isoform X2, whose translation MIRISLKKHLFSFTFHLFYSTVPASSRANVLVDFMVNSLGFSTREAISTNAKVTRLRLRNYEPHLLLDLFDQMGLNKSQIKTLISSSPELLICRVDETLKPKIKVLQQLGLSGSDLVTFIRKSNFMKRGLHTILKPSLNYLMELLGSQDSVAKVVKREPRLLSSNLPKVIPPNITLLQNLGFSRMDIETIFNRHPRFLLNNPEWLESAVNRLEKNFHMSRESGMFLHGIVVLGSLDESKLQRKLGIFRSFGWSDSDICKMVRKLPYCLASSETEIRITLKFFMNELGYEPSYLASHATLLKHSLEKRIRPRNEILKFLKENQLITRNLSLYTVVKHTELQFLKKYVLPFRAEMPEAYDLYMKTRS comes from the coding sequence ATGATTAGAATTAGTCTCAAAAAGCATCTCTTTTCCTTCACATTTCACTTGTTTTACTCCACAGTTCCAGCTAGTTCCCGTGCCAATGTATTGGTGGATTTCATGGTAAACTCACTTGGTTTCTCAACACGAGAAGCCATTTCTACAAACGCTAAGGTAACTCGTTTGAGACTCAGAAATTATGAGCCCCATTTGTTACTTGATCTCTTTGACCAAATGGGTTTAAACAAATCGCAAATCAAAACCCTCATTTCTTCTTCCCCTGAGTTGTTGATTTGTCGTGTTGATGAAACCCTTAAACCCAAGATTAAGGTTTTACAACAACTTGGCTTATCTGGCTCTGACCTTGTTACATTTATTAGAAAAAGCAATTTCATGAAAAGAGGTTTACATACTATTCTAAAACCTAGTCTTAATTATCTAATGGAGTTATTGGGTAGTCAAGATTCCGTAGCTAAGGTTGTTAAGAGAGAACCTAGGTTGCTCTCTAGCAATCTCCCTAAAGTAATACCACCCAATATAACCTTGTTGCAAAATCTTGGCTTTTCAAGAATGGATATTGAGACGATTTTTAATAGGCATCCTAGGTTTCTACTTAATAACCCTGAATGGCTCGAGAGTGCAGTGAATCGACTAGAAAAGAATTTTCACATGTCTCGGGAGTCAGGGATGTTTCTTCATGGAATTGTAGTACTTGGGTCGCTTGATgaatccaaattacaaaggaaattaGGTATTTTTCGGAGTTTTGGATGGTCTGATTCTGATATCTGCAAGATGGTGAGAAAGCTTCCTTACTGTTTGGCTTCATCAGAGACTGAGATAAGGATTACATTGAAGTTTTTCATGAATGAACTGGGGTATGAACCCAGTTATCTGGCTTCTCATGCGACACTTTTAAAGCACAGTTTGGAGAAGAGGATCAGGCCAAGGAATGAaatcttgaagtttcttaaagaAAACCAGCTGATAACAAGGAACCTAAGTCTTTACACTGTTGTCAAACATACTGAATTGCAGTTTCTAAAGAAATATGTGTTGCCTTTTAGGGCGGAGATGCCCGAGGCATATGATTTATACATGAAAACTAGAAGTTAG
- the LOC132626912 gene encoding transcription termination factor MTERF2, chloroplastic-like isoform X1 has translation MLAAMFRIGSNGAQKHVFSFRFQLLYSTVPATTSSSANVLVDFMVNSLGFSTQEAISTSSKVTRSRLNNYKPHLLLDVFDQMGINKLQIKTLISSSPELLICRVDKNLQPKIKVLQQLGLSGSDLVTLIKKNFLTRGLHTIIEPNLVYLRELLGSHDSVARIVMKEPRLLGSNLPKIMPPNISFLQNLGFSRKEIDKAFHRRPRFLLNNPEWLERAVHRLEINFRMPPVSLTFLHAIEVLGSLDESKLERKFDIYRSFGWSDSDICKMVRKLPYCLTTSEAKIRITLKFFMNDLQYEPSYLASHAPLLKYSLEKRVMPRNEILKFLKENQLVKAKLCLYTVVKCTELQFLEKYVLPCRAKMPEVYDLYMKTRS, from the coding sequence ATGCTTGCAGCGATGTTTAGAATTGGTAGTAATGGCGCACAAAAACATGTTTTTTCCTTCAGATTTCAGCTCTTGTACTCCACTGTTCCAGCGACAACGAGTTCCAGTGCCAATGTATTGGTAGACTTCATGGTGAATTCACTTGGTTTCTCAACACAAGAAGCCATTTCTACTAGCTCCAAGGTAACTCGGTCAAGACTCAATAACTATAAGCCCCATTTGTTACTTGATGTCTTTGACCAAATGGGTATTAACAAATTACAGATCAAAACCCTCATTTCTTCTTCCCCTGAATTGTTGATTTGTCGTGTTGACAAAAACCTTCAACCCAAAATTAAGGTTTTACAACAACTTGGCTTATCTGGCTCTGACCTTGTTACATTAATCAAGAAAAATTTCTTAACAAGAGGTTTACATACTATTATAGAACCTAATCTTGTTTATCTAAGGGAGTTATTGGGCAGTCATGATTCTGTAGCTAGAATTGTTATGAAAGAGCCTAGATTGCTTGGCTCTAATCTCCCTAAAATTATGCCACCCAATATATCATTTTTGCAAAATCTTGGCTTTTCAAGAAAGGAGATTGATAAGGCTTTCCATCGGCGTCCTAGGTTTCTGCTCAATAACCCTGAGTGGCTAGAGAGAGCAGTGCATCGACTAGAAATTAATTTTCGTATGCCTCCCGTGTCACTGACGTTTCTTCACGCCATTGAAGTACTTGGGTCGCTTGATGAATCGAAATTAGAAAGGAAATTTGATATATACCGGAGTTTTGGATGGTCTGATTCTGATATCTGCAAGATGGTGAGAAAGCTTCCTTACTGTTTGACTACATCAGAGGCTAAGATAAGGATTACATTAAAGTTTTTCATGAACGACCTGCAGTATGAACCTAGTTATCTGGCTTCTCATGCGCCACTTTTAAAGTATAGTTTGGAGAAGAGGGTCATGCCAAGGAATGAgatcttgaagtttcttaaagaAAACCAACTGGTAAAAGCGAAGCTATGTCTTTACACTGTTGTCAAATGTACTGAATTGCAATTCCTAGAGAAATATGTGTTGCCTTGTAGGGCGAAGATGCCCGAGGTGTATGATTTATACATGAAAACTAGAAGCTAG